In Asterias amurensis chromosome 4, ASM3211899v1, one genomic interval encodes:
- the LOC139936456 gene encoding uncharacterized protein: MAASTRNLCGERVERPYDNFPIVQTPEAYPSTDLSLASERCALCGMKLCSLAQLKAAYDAGYRNDQWGLIDIIGQLAKVASCDSLSPDTCYSVVEGGVGTSRIPFTEAYSAGSSQSYCCPVCTLYKDYPIFVTPEEYPSADLTQARERCAQCDMQLCSLAQLKAAYDAGYRSGQWGLIDIQGRDAMVTSCGNFYYSSLTECFFRIEGNMNSSVIPHTPRPYENLSAFCCRACNLDTNFPIVQTPEAYPSTDLSLASERCALCGMKLCSLAQLKAAYDAGYRNDQWGLIDIIGQLAKVASCDSLSPDTCYSVVEGGVGTSRIPFTEAYSAGSNQSYCCPVCTLYKDYPIFVTPEEYPSADLTQARERCAQCDMQLCSLAQLKAAYDAGYRSDEWGLIDIQGREGRVTSCDNYFDVPGECYFTEGVKGNSTIPNTPRVAAYMIGYCCRTCCSYADFPIVQTPEAYPSTDLSLASERCALCGMKLCSLAQLKAAYDAGYRNDQWGLIDIIGQLAKVASCDSLSPDTCYSVVEGGVGTSRIPFTEAYSAGSNQSYCCPVCTLYKDYPIFVTPEEYPSADLTQARERCAQCDMQLCSLAQLKAAYDAGYRSDEWGLIDIQGREGRVTSCDNYFDVPGECYFTEGVKGNSTIPNTPRVAAYMIGYCCVR, encoded by the exons atggcggcgtcgaCAAGAAATTTGTGTGGCGAACGAGTGGAGCGTCCATACGACA ATTTCCCCATAGTACAAACACCCGAGGCCTACCCCAGTACCGACCTGTCACTTGCCAGTGAACGCTGCGCATTGTGTGGTATGAAGCTGTGTTCATTGGCTCAGTTGAAAGCTGCCTACGACGCAGGTTACCGCAATGACCAATGGGGCTTGATCGACATCATTGGACAACTCGCCAAAGTGGCATCCTGCGATAGTTTGTCTCCAGATACATGTTACTCCGTCGTTGAGGGCGGTGTAGGGACAAGCCGTATTCCTTTCACTGAGGCTTATTCAGCTGGATCCAGTCAGTCTTATTGCTGTCCCGTATGCACTCTCTATAAAG ACTATCCTATCTTCGTAACACCGGAGGAGTATCCCAGTGCCGACTTGACACAGGCCAGAGAGCGTTGTGCACAGTGTGATATGCAACTGTGTTCATTGGCTCAGTTGAAAGCTGCCTACGATGCAGGTTACCGTAGTGGCCAATGGGGCTTGATCGACATACAAGGACGAGACgcaatggtgacgtcatgtggCAACTTCTATTACTCAAGTTTGACAGAATGTTTCTTTAGAATCGAAGGAAACATGAACTCCAGTGTCATTCCGCACACCCCGAGACCTTACGAGAACTTGTCAGCGTTCTGCTGTCGTGCGTGTAACCTGGATACAA ATTTCCCCATAGTACAAACACCCGAGGCCTACCCCAGTACCGACCTGTCACTTGCCAGTGAACGCTGCGCATTGTGTGGTATGAAGCTGTGTTCATTGGCTCAGTTGAAAGCTGCCTACGACGCAGGTTACCGCAATGACCAATGGGGCTTGATCGACATCATTGGACAACTCGCCAAAGTGGCATCCTGCGATAGTTTGTCTCCAGATACATGTTACTCCGTCGTTGAGGGCGGTGTAGGGACAAGCCGTATTCCTTTCACTGAGGCTTATTCAGCTGGATCCAATCAGTCTTATTGCTGTCCCGTATGCACTCTCTATAAAG ACTATCCTATCTTCGTAACACCGGAGGAGTATCCCAGTGCCGACTTGACACAGGCCAGAGAGCGTTGTGCACAGTGTGATATGCAACTGTGTTCATTGGCTCAGTTGAAAGCTGCCTACGATGCAGGTTACCGTAGTGATGAATGGGGCTTGATCGACATCCAAGGACGAGAGGGAAGGGTGACGTCATGCGATAACTACTTCGACGTTCCTGGGGAGTGTTACTTTACAGAAGGAGTGAAGGGAAACAGCACCATACCGAACACACCGCGAGTGGCTGCGTACATGATTGGTTACTGCTGT AGAACAT GTTGTTCTTACGCAGATTTCCCCATAGTACAAACACCCGAGGCCTACCCCAGTACCGACCTGTCACTTGCCAGTGAACGCTGCGCATTGTGTGGTATGAAGCTGTGTTCATTGGCTCAGTTGAAAGCTGCCTACGACGCAGGTTACCGCAATGACCAATGGGGCTTGATCGACATCATTGGACAACTCGCCAAAGTGGCATCCTGCGATAGTTTGTCTCCAGATACATGTTACTCCGTCGTTGAGGGCGGTGTAGGGACAAGCCGTATTCCTTTCACTGAGGCTTATTCAGCTGGATCCAATCAGTCTTATTGCTGTCCCGTATGCACTCTCTATAAAG ACTATCCTATCTTCGTAACACCGGAGGAGTATCCCAGTGCCGACTTGACACAGGCCAGAGAGCGTTGTGCACAGTGTGATATGCAACTGTGTTCATTGGCTCAGTTGAAAGCTGCCTACGATGCAGGTTACCGTAGTGATGAATGGGGCTTGATCGACATCCAAGGACGAGAGGGAAGGGTGACGTCATGCGATAACTACTTCGACGTTCCTGGGGAGTGTTACTTTACAGAAGGAGTGAAGGGAAACAGCACCATACCGAACACACCGCGAGTGGCTGCGTACATGATTGGTTACTGCTGTGTTCGTTAA